In Balneola sp., one genomic interval encodes:
- a CDS encoding TonB-dependent receptor encodes MKTYILLLFCTTLNVATATLSFAQSSFGKIQGTVYHDGLTLPGVNIKILDLQRGTVTNADGYFEITNLPEGTHKLQASYIGFNKVTREVKVTAEESTTINLTLEETSSELGEVVVTGTMRETFVKDSPVKVEVVNAERLSQGRSSSNFMDLVSNVNGLSTQLNCGVCGTNAIRINGVEGPNTAVLIDGMPIQGALASVYGLNGISPSIIDQVEVIKGPQSTLYGTQALGGVVNIITKNPSNTPTFTIDAYGESITQEGSLNIAASPKFGRFKGFVSGNLNRNENYFDNNNDGFSDQAKQTRVALFGKGVLEGRNGEQRFNIAAKYLNEDRTGGVPGFSDELRGSSEIYGESIYTQRAEVITEYRPAGLSERLRINTALTYHAQDSYYGDEAYDATQNIAFGQVTWDQPLSNRLRILTGSTLRYESYNDNTPATSDGADLRFIPGVFTQAELDIADFTLLGGLRIDHHTEHGFVSAPRLSAKYSPSYSTTLRASGGTGFRVVNVFTEDHAALTGSREVVFTEDLNPEESRSVTASIEQVIPFGTNPMTVSVDGFYTRFSNQIIPDYDQDPNLIVYENLDGYSVTQGFSVALDQNLTVLPFSYNASFTFMDVFTQENGNRQALTYAPDFLSNFGASYQLRSLDATISYSGNLVGSKRMPDSYVEDFGRERKSPVYSVHDIKITKEFSSVNDKAGVGFEAYLSAENIFNYTQGTPLVDSATPFSPEFDTIYTWGPIVGRTLTIGARLNLR; translated from the coding sequence ATGAAAACATATATTCTACTGCTTTTTTGTACGACACTTAATGTAGCAACAGCAACACTTAGTTTTGCACAATCAAGCTTCGGAAAAATTCAGGGCACCGTTTACCATGATGGGCTGACTTTGCCCGGAGTGAATATTAAGATTTTAGATCTTCAGCGCGGCACGGTAACAAATGCCGACGGATACTTTGAAATAACCAATCTCCCGGAAGGAACTCATAAGCTACAAGCCTCCTACATAGGCTTCAATAAAGTGACTAGGGAGGTAAAGGTTACTGCGGAGGAATCGACAACCATCAATCTTACCCTGGAAGAAACTTCCTCAGAGTTAGGCGAGGTAGTCGTAACCGGCACCATGAGAGAAACCTTCGTGAAAGATTCACCAGTTAAAGTTGAAGTCGTAAATGCTGAGCGCCTCAGTCAGGGGAGGTCCAGCTCTAATTTTATGGACTTGGTGAGTAATGTGAATGGCCTTTCCACCCAATTAAATTGTGGAGTTTGTGGCACCAACGCCATACGAATCAACGGTGTGGAAGGCCCCAATACTGCCGTTCTGATTGATGGAATGCCCATACAGGGGGCACTTGCTTCGGTATATGGCTTGAATGGAATCAGTCCATCTATTATTGATCAGGTAGAAGTGATTAAGGGGCCACAATCGACCCTATATGGTACACAGGCACTTGGTGGAGTGGTAAATATTATCACCAAAAATCCATCAAATACTCCCACCTTTACTATTGATGCATATGGTGAAAGCATCACACAAGAAGGCAGTCTTAACATTGCCGCATCACCAAAATTTGGTCGGTTTAAAGGGTTTGTGAGTGGCAACCTCAATCGAAATGAGAACTACTTTGACAACAACAATGACGGCTTCAGTGACCAAGCCAAACAAACACGAGTAGCCCTTTTTGGGAAAGGTGTTTTAGAAGGCAGAAACGGCGAACAGCGTTTCAATATCGCAGCTAAATACTTGAATGAAGACCGAACCGGCGGTGTACCCGGATTTTCCGATGAACTGCGCGGCTCCAGTGAAATTTATGGAGAGTCCATTTATACTCAACGTGCTGAAGTTATTACTGAATATCGCCCGGCAGGTTTAAGTGAGAGGCTGCGTATAAACACTGCACTAACCTATCATGCACAGGATAGTTATTATGGTGATGAAGCCTATGATGCCACCCAAAATATTGCCTTTGGCCAAGTTACATGGGATCAGCCGCTATCCAATCGCTTGCGGATTCTAACAGGAAGCACCCTCCGCTATGAATCTTACAATGACAACACCCCTGCTACCTCCGATGGTGCCGACCTCCGGTTTATTCCAGGGGTTTTCACCCAAGCTGAATTGGATATCGCTGATTTTACCCTGCTCGGGGGACTTCGTATAGACCATCACACCGAACACGGATTTGTATCCGCTCCACGGCTTTCAGCCAAATACAGCCCCAGTTATTCAACTACGCTGCGTGCAAGCGGAGGCACTGGTTTTCGGGTTGTGAATGTATTTACCGAAGATCATGCTGCTTTAACAGGATCTCGGGAAGTAGTATTTACTGAAGACCTGAATCCTGAAGAATCCCGCAGCGTTACCGCAAGTATTGAACAGGTCATACCCTTTGGCACCAATCCAATGACGGTGAGTGTAGACGGATTCTATACTCGTTTTTCGAATCAAATTATCCCCGATTACGATCAAGACCCTAACCTGATTGTCTATGAAAATCTGGATGGTTATTCCGTTACGCAGGGATTTTCAGTAGCGCTTGATCAAAATCTTACGGTTTTACCATTTAGCTATAATGCCAGCTTTACGTTCATGGACGTCTTCACTCAGGAAAATGGAAATCGGCAGGCACTCACCTATGCCCCTGATTTTCTTAGCAACTTTGGGGCAAGCTATCAGCTGCGAAGTTTAGATGCCACCATCAGTTATTCGGGGAATTTGGTTGGCTCCAAGCGCATGCCGGATAGTTATGTGGAAGATTTTGGGCGTGAGCGAAAGTCGCCTGTATATAGTGTGCATGATATTAAAATCACTAAGGAATTCTCCAGCGTTAATGATAAAGCAGGAGTAGGATTTGAAGCCTACTTATCGGCTGAAAATATTTTCAACTATACACAGGGTACCCCTTTGGTTGATTCCGCCACACCCTTTAGTCCTGAGTTTGATACTATTTACACTTGGGGACCGATCGTTGGCCGCACTTTGACTATAGGGGCACGACTAAATTTACGCTAA
- a CDS encoding N(G),N(G)-dimethylarginine dimethylaminohydrolase, translating into MVDGLTTAKLGTPDYQKAVEQHKQYVSALKECGVKVEELKADERFPDSTFVEDVALLTPHCAIITNPGAPSRKGEVNAMKNVIQSYYSDLEEITAPGTVEAGDIMMVGDHYYIGLSDRTNQIGAEQVIQILNKYGMSGSVIEVGEILHLKTGMSYLENDTIVACREFSSHPELDKFTIIEVPEEESYAANCIWINGTVIVPEGFPVTKQKIEKAGYSTIAVNVSEFQKLDGGLSCLSLRF; encoded by the coding sequence ATGGTCGATGGGTTGACCACCGCAAAATTGGGCACCCCTGATTATCAGAAAGCCGTAGAACAACACAAGCAATATGTTTCTGCGCTGAAGGAATGCGGAGTTAAGGTAGAAGAACTGAAAGCCGATGAACGGTTTCCCGATTCCACTTTTGTAGAGGATGTCGCTTTACTTACTCCTCACTGTGCCATTATTACGAATCCCGGCGCTCCTTCAAGGAAGGGAGAAGTCAACGCCATGAAAAACGTGATTCAATCCTATTATTCAGACCTGGAAGAAATCACAGCTCCGGGAACGGTGGAGGCCGGGGACATTATGATGGTGGGTGATCACTATTACATTGGCTTATCGGATCGGACGAATCAAATTGGGGCAGAGCAAGTCATACAGATTTTGAATAAGTATGGGATGAGTGGATCGGTGATTGAAGTAGGAGAGATCCTTCATCTGAAAACGGGGATGAGCTATTTGGAAAATGATACCATAGTGGCCTGCAGAGAATTTTCATCTCATCCGGAATTGGATAAATTTACAATCATTGAAGTCCCTGAGGAAGAGAGCTATGCAGCAAATTGTATATGGATCAATGGCACAGTCATCGTCCCCGAGGGCTTTCCTGTAACAAAGCAAAAGATAGAAAAAGCCGGCTATTCAACGATAGCCGTAAATGTCTCAGAGTTCCAAAAACTGGATGGCGGTTTGAGCTGCCTTTCACTGAGGTTCTGA
- a CDS encoding SAM-dependent methyltransferase, giving the protein MEKTKQPWPTKDAMEQIYEMNLWGDNNTDFYSGAGSHHPELVDPYIEVVTSFLNSFDDPLVVCDLGCGDFNVGKELVAYTRKYMAVDIVADLIGRNKETFKAENLEFYCLDIAADELPSGDCVLLRNVLQHLSNTEVQDIVNKLADFKYVVLTEHIPEGDFIPNKDIISGQGIRLKKQSGLDLLAPPFNLEVKEEEELLAVPYEDGKGIVVTTLYTMFY; this is encoded by the coding sequence ATGGAAAAAACCAAGCAACCCTGGCCAACTAAGGACGCCATGGAGCAGATTTATGAAATGAATCTCTGGGGAGATAATAACACTGATTTTTATTCAGGCGCAGGATCGCATCACCCTGAATTAGTAGATCCATATATAGAAGTAGTAACCTCGTTCTTAAACTCTTTTGATGACCCTCTTGTGGTCTGTGATTTAGGCTGCGGAGATTTTAATGTCGGAAAAGAATTGGTAGCCTACACCCGAAAGTATATGGCTGTAGATATAGTGGCCGACCTGATTGGGCGCAATAAAGAAACATTTAAAGCAGAAAACCTAGAGTTTTATTGTCTGGATATTGCAGCAGACGAGCTGCCTTCAGGAGATTGTGTGCTGCTAAGAAATGTACTTCAGCATTTATCGAATACGGAAGTACAGGATATTGTGAATAAGCTGGCTGATTTCAAATATGTTGTTTTAACAGAACATATTCCTGAAGGAGATTTCATACCCAATAAAGACATTATTTCAGGACAAGGAATCAGGCTTAAAAAGCAAAGTGGTTTAGACTTATTAGCACCTCCGTTTAATCTTGAGGTAAAAGAGGAGGAAGAGCTATTGGCCGTACCATATGAGGATGGCAAAGGAATTGTGGTAACTACGCTTTACACGATGTTTTATTGA
- a CDS encoding peptidase M1, whose translation MRFTVLLCFAFISSFLLTSCNSAPSVEPGVSLGLAQFRKAQISDLEYDLTFRIPKEQSESIPASETIRFNLKSTANNLQLDFRESPENLKSLTVNGQPTDIQFQQEHLILPSDLLNEGLNEIGIEFTAGETSLNRNPEYLYTLFVPDRARTAFPLFDQPDLKATFDLTLKIPESWEAISNGPLETESTKDSIRVLDFAPSDLISSYLFSFVAGDFESLTRNVDGTEMTLLHRETDSEKVERNLDDIFTLHKASLEWLEEYTGIPYPFKKFSFALIPNFQYGGMEHVGAIQYRASSLFLDEDPSETQLLGRASLIAHETAHMWFGNLVTMEWFNDVWTKEVFANFMAAKIMNPNFPDINHDLNFLVRHHPSAYSVDRTEGANPIRQNLRNLNEAGQMYGSIIYNKAPIMMRQLELLIGEEALQEGLQEYLSDYSFGNATWPALIQILDEKTEYNLARWSEVWVNTSGRPHFSWKYIKEELPYSTLEYDVLIQEDPTEENRIWSQQTSIWILDKDSVAKSFTVVSDTLSEFATLNELKAPHKVFNANGEGYGLFPADLKTLDAWPHMKEVRKGSHLINLFENMLEQNRVAPPEYLNRLSEIIQTEENQLVLNLALGQLQTIYWDLLTDEEREEINEDLEEILWSEMLEQDESSKKKTFFNAFRNIALSDNQIQKVYDIWNEDLEINGLNLSESDYISMAGNLAVKMPDQAVDIIEAQTDRIENPDRQRRFEFIKPALSPDATVRDAFFESLKDEENRQTESWVLGAIGYLHHPLRTNQSAKYILPSLELLQEIQVTGDIFFPKRWLDVTLGNHSSDEAVTTVRNFLDERPNYNEQLRMKILQAADMMFRANKIKN comes from the coding sequence ATGAGATTTACAGTTCTTCTGTGTTTTGCATTTATTTCATCTTTTCTGCTTACTTCTTGCAATAGCGCGCCCTCAGTTGAACCGGGGGTATCTTTAGGATTAGCTCAGTTCCGAAAGGCTCAAATTTCTGACTTGGAATATGACCTGACCTTCAGAATTCCAAAAGAACAATCAGAATCTATTCCTGCTTCCGAAACAATTCGATTCAATCTAAAAAGCACAGCAAATAACCTTCAGCTAGATTTCCGTGAAAGCCCGGAGAACCTCAAATCACTAACGGTTAACGGCCAGCCGACGGATATTCAATTTCAACAAGAACACCTGATTCTCCCCTCTGATTTACTTAATGAAGGGCTGAATGAAATCGGTATTGAATTCACTGCCGGGGAAACTTCCCTGAACCGAAATCCCGAATATCTATATACGCTTTTTGTCCCTGATCGGGCAAGAACAGCTTTCCCTCTGTTTGATCAGCCCGACTTGAAAGCCACTTTTGATTTAACCCTCAAAATTCCTGAATCATGGGAAGCCATTTCAAATGGTCCCCTTGAAACTGAATCCACCAAAGATTCTATCCGCGTTTTAGATTTTGCCCCTTCCGACTTAATCAGTTCATACCTTTTTTCTTTTGTAGCCGGAGACTTTGAATCCCTTACACGAAATGTAGATGGTACGGAAATGACTCTTCTGCACCGTGAAACAGATAGTGAGAAAGTAGAGCGTAATCTGGATGACATTTTTACCCTCCACAAAGCCTCTCTCGAATGGCTGGAGGAATACACAGGAATTCCGTATCCCTTCAAAAAATTCAGCTTTGCCCTCATTCCCAATTTTCAATACGGAGGAATGGAGCACGTTGGAGCTATTCAGTATAGGGCTTCGAGTTTGTTTTTGGATGAAGATCCTTCGGAAACTCAATTACTAGGCCGGGCCAGCCTGATTGCTCATGAGACCGCCCATATGTGGTTTGGCAATTTGGTAACTATGGAGTGGTTCAATGATGTGTGGACCAAAGAGGTATTTGCCAATTTCATGGCAGCTAAAATCATGAATCCCAATTTCCCGGACATCAATCATGATCTTAATTTTCTTGTCAGGCATCATCCCAGCGCCTACTCAGTTGACCGAACGGAAGGAGCAAATCCGATCCGACAAAACCTGCGGAACCTAAACGAAGCCGGGCAAATGTATGGGTCTATCATTTATAATAAAGCTCCTATAATGATGCGTCAACTCGAACTGCTGATTGGTGAAGAAGCGCTTCAGGAAGGCCTTCAAGAATATTTATCTGACTATTCCTTTGGGAATGCCACCTGGCCTGCACTTATTCAGATTCTTGATGAAAAAACAGAATATAATCTGGCTCGCTGGAGCGAGGTTTGGGTGAATACCTCAGGTCGACCACACTTTAGCTGGAAGTATATTAAAGAAGAACTTCCCTATTCTACCTTGGAATATGATGTGCTCATTCAGGAAGACCCGACTGAAGAGAACCGAATCTGGTCTCAGCAAACAAGCATCTGGATTTTAGATAAGGACTCAGTTGCAAAATCTTTTACCGTGGTTAGCGACACCCTTTCTGAATTTGCAACGCTGAATGAATTGAAAGCACCTCATAAAGTCTTTAATGCAAATGGTGAAGGATATGGACTCTTTCCGGCAGATCTTAAAACATTAGATGCATGGCCGCATATGAAGGAAGTGCGTAAGGGCTCACATCTCATTAACCTCTTTGAAAATATGCTGGAGCAAAATAGAGTAGCTCCGCCCGAGTATCTTAACCGGCTTTCTGAAATCATTCAAACCGAAGAAAACCAACTCGTGTTAAATCTTGCTCTCGGTCAGTTACAGACCATCTATTGGGATTTATTGACGGATGAGGAACGAGAAGAAATCAACGAAGATCTGGAGGAAATCCTTTGGTCTGAAATGCTGGAACAAGATGAAAGCAGTAAGAAAAAGACCTTCTTTAATGCTTTCCGAAATATTGCCCTTTCTGATAATCAAATTCAAAAAGTATATGATATCTGGAATGAGGATCTTGAAATTAACGGACTAAACCTTTCTGAAAGTGACTACATAAGTATGGCTGGCAACCTCGCCGTTAAAATGCCCGATCAGGCTGTGGATATTATTGAAGCACAAACCGACCGCATCGAAAACCCGGACCGTCAACGGCGCTTTGAATTCATTAAGCCTGCTTTATCTCCGGATGCGACTGTTCGGGACGCTTTCTTCGAATCTCTTAAAGATGAGGAAAACCGCCAGACTGAATCCTGGGTTTTAGGAGCCATCGGATATTTACATCATCCCCTCAGAACCAATCAATCCGCGAAATATATTTTACCGAGTCTTGAGCTGCTTCAGGAAATTCAGGTAACCGGTGATATCTTTTTCCCAAAACGCTGGCTGGATGTAACACTAGGAAATCACTCTTCTGATGAGGCCGTTACTACGGTTAGAAATTTCCTTGACGAACGACCGAATTACAACGAACAGTTGCGGATGAAAATCCTGCAAGCTGCAGATATGATGTTTAGGGCGAATAAGATCAAAAATTAG
- a CDS encoding NAD synthetase translates to MSQFLPESLLPFIPDAIQIIYLIATFFFIRGLKLLNSPATARKGNQYAAIGMLIGIVVTLFDQQIISFEWIIAGIVIGSLIGAILAKKVAMTAMPELVAVFNGFGGGASALVAWGEFSRLVDPTTMSPDSLVTTGLGIFIGALTFTGSFIAFGKLKGFISGNAITFPGLNFINIGSMIGVVVLIGFFTVDPTNQTIFWIILGLSLLIGITSVIPIGGADMPVVISLLNSYSGIAASMAGFVIGNNLLIIAGALVGAAGLILTQIMCKAMNRSLTNVIFGAFGGDSGGGASGEEGDKTVRETTADDLAIQVAYASKVIIVPGYGLAVAQAQHVIKEVAGKLEERGVQVKYGIHPVAGRMPGHMNVLLAEADVPYDQLLDMDQINPEFKSTDVVLVIGANDVVNPVAKTEPGSPIYGMPILNVDEAKRTIVFKRSLSPGYAGIDNPLFYDEKNQMFFGDAKKSLQALNEALNNV, encoded by the coding sequence ATGAGTCAGTTTTTACCGGAATCACTTTTACCTTTTATACCCGATGCCATTCAAATCATTTACCTGATCGCGACCTTCTTTTTTATTCGCGGGTTGAAATTATTGAACTCCCCGGCTACGGCTCGAAAGGGAAATCAATATGCAGCCATTGGTATGTTGATTGGAATTGTTGTTACTCTTTTTGATCAACAAATTATTTCTTTTGAATGGATTATTGCCGGAATCGTTATCGGTAGTTTAATCGGTGCCATTCTTGCCAAGAAAGTTGCCATGACCGCAATGCCCGAACTAGTAGCGGTATTTAACGGCTTTGGTGGTGGCGCTTCTGCGCTAGTTGCCTGGGGTGAATTCTCCCGACTCGTAGACCCTACCACTATGTCGCCGGATAGTTTAGTAACTACAGGTTTAGGCATCTTTATAGGTGCTCTTACTTTCACTGGAAGCTTTATCGCTTTTGGTAAACTGAAAGGATTTATTTCAGGAAATGCCATCACCTTCCCGGGATTGAACTTCATCAACATTGGTTCTATGATTGGTGTGGTTGTGCTGATCGGATTTTTTACCGTTGATCCAACTAACCAAACTATTTTCTGGATTATCCTCGGATTGTCATTGTTAATTGGTATTACTTCAGTAATTCCGATTGGTGGTGCTGATATGCCCGTTGTTATTTCATTACTGAATTCCTATTCAGGAATAGCTGCCTCTATGGCCGGATTTGTAATCGGTAACAACCTGCTCATTATTGCAGGTGCACTTGTGGGTGCAGCCGGACTTATCCTCACACAAATTATGTGTAAAGCCATGAACCGCTCGCTTACTAACGTCATCTTCGGAGCTTTTGGTGGTGATTCCGGTGGTGGAGCTTCCGGCGAAGAGGGCGACAAAACCGTACGGGAAACAACCGCTGATGATCTCGCCATACAGGTAGCTTATGCTTCTAAAGTGATTATTGTTCCCGGCTATGGGTTGGCTGTGGCTCAGGCTCAGCATGTCATTAAAGAAGTGGCTGGAAAACTTGAAGAACGTGGAGTTCAGGTAAAATATGGAATTCACCCGGTTGCGGGACGTATGCCCGGACACATGAACGTGCTCCTTGCCGAGGCTGATGTTCCTTACGATCAGCTTTTGGATATGGACCAAATCAACCCTGAGTTTAAAAGCACGGATGTGGTTCTTGTAATTGGTGCAAATGACGTGGTGAATCCGGTTGCCAAGACCGAACCCGGAAGCCCTATTTATGGAATGCCAATTCTAAATGTAGATGAAGCCAAAAGAACGATAGTTTTCAAGCGAAGTTTGAGCCCCGGTTACGCCGGCATCGACAACCCTCTGTTTTATGATGAAAAGAATCAGATGTTTTTTGGGGATGCCAAGAAAAGCTTGCAAGCTCTAAACGAAGCCTTGAACAACGTATAG
- a CDS encoding NAD(P) transhydrogenase subunit alpha: MMSALIFSLFIFVLACFIGFELIAKVPPTLHTPLMSGANAISGITIVGALIVAGHSGLDSQVSQIIGFVAIIFATINVVGGFMVTDRMLEMFKKKEDDQ; this comes from the coding sequence ATCATGTCAGCCTTAATTTTTTCCCTATTTATCTTTGTTCTGGCCTGTTTTATTGGCTTTGAACTTATCGCAAAAGTACCTCCAACTTTGCATACCCCTTTAATGTCGGGCGCCAATGCCATTTCAGGCATTACCATTGTGGGTGCACTAATTGTTGCAGGGCACTCGGGCTTAGATTCCCAAGTGAGCCAGATTATTGGTTTTGTTGCCATCATATTTGCCACCATTAATGTGGTGGGTGGATTTATGGTAACCGACCGCATGCTCGAGATGTTCAAGAAAAAGGAGGATGACCAATGA
- a CDS encoding NAD(P)(+) transhydrogenase (Re/Si-specific) subunit alpha: MIVGVLKETAEHERRVALTPEVTQQLVKQELEVWVEKDAGLSSNFLNAHYEESGAKIANSRDDVLKQADVLLTIQTPSDEELKKLKKGAILICFLWALQHKELVETLKELGISALGMDAVPRISRAQNMDALSSMSSIAGYKSALIAANELDKYLPMMMTAAGTIPPSKALVLGAGVAGLQAIATCKRLGSVVEAFDIRPAVKEQVESLGAKFVEVPLEEDMETEGGYAKELDKSSQDRQREVIHEHAKKSDIIITTALIPGRPAPLLITKEMVKDMAPGSVIVDLAAENGGNCELTEAGKTVIKHDVKIVGPINLPSQLSHHASKLYSKNMYALLNLLIQEGEANFNFEDEILLKTTITHQGEIVSPMLKES; the protein is encoded by the coding sequence GTGATAGTTGGAGTTTTAAAGGAAACAGCGGAACATGAACGCCGGGTTGCACTTACGCCTGAAGTAACCCAACAGCTGGTAAAACAAGAATTGGAAGTTTGGGTTGAAAAAGATGCCGGGCTCTCATCTAATTTTCTGAATGCTCATTACGAAGAGTCGGGTGCTAAAATAGCTAACAGCCGAGATGATGTTCTGAAACAAGCCGACGTCCTGCTTACCATACAAACCCCTTCAGATGAAGAGTTAAAGAAATTAAAGAAAGGAGCCATACTCATTTGCTTCCTGTGGGCCCTGCAGCACAAAGAACTTGTGGAAACCTTGAAAGAGCTTGGAATTTCTGCTTTAGGCATGGATGCTGTTCCACGGATTTCAAGAGCTCAAAATATGGATGCTTTATCTTCCATGAGTTCCATTGCCGGATATAAGTCAGCATTGATTGCTGCGAATGAATTGGACAAGTATTTACCCATGATGATGACGGCCGCCGGCACCATCCCTCCTTCCAAAGCTCTTGTTTTAGGAGCCGGTGTAGCTGGACTTCAGGCCATTGCTACCTGCAAACGTTTGGGGTCAGTAGTTGAAGCTTTTGACATTCGACCTGCCGTAAAAGAACAGGTAGAAAGTTTGGGAGCTAAGTTCGTCGAAGTTCCTCTCGAAGAAGACATGGAGACCGAAGGCGGTTACGCAAAAGAATTAGACAAAAGCAGCCAGGATCGTCAGCGGGAAGTGATTCATGAGCATGCCAAGAAATCTGATATCATAATTACTACTGCTTTGATTCCCGGAAGACCGGCTCCTCTGTTAATCACCAAAGAAATGGTGAAAGATATGGCCCCGGGTTCTGTAATTGTTGATTTGGCCGCTGAAAATGGCGGAAATTGTGAACTCACCGAAGCCGGGAAAACCGTAATCAAACACGATGTCAAAATTGTGGGTCCGATTAATTTACCCAGTCAGCTTTCTCATCACGCCAGTAAGTTATACTCAAAGAATATGTATGCTTTGCTGAACCTATTGATTCAAGAAGGGGAAGCCAACTTCAATTTTGAAGATGAAATTCTACTTAAAACCACCATCACCCATCAAGGTGAAATTGTAAGCCCAATGCTTAAGGAATCGTGA
- the trxB gene encoding thioredoxin-disulfide reductase produces the protein MEDIAGKTFDVVIVGSGPAGLTAALYAARADLSPLVFEGPEPGGQLMTTTDVENFPGYPDGVMGPQMMQDFREQATRFGADCRYGFVSDIDFSKRPYKITVDEKTEVFANAIIASTGASAKWLHLESEQKLRGKGVSACATCDGAFFRNEHVIIVGGGDTAMEEATFLTKFASKVTVVHRRDELRASKAMQTRAFNNEKIEFMWDSELIEVLGEQVVAGVKIRNLNTEEVTTLDDVTGVFIAIGHKPNTDLFKGVVEMDDVGYIQTKGQSTETDLPGLFACGDAMDAIYRQAVTAAGTGCKAALDAERYLGELESREAIAEEHWK, from the coding sequence ATGGAAGACATTGCAGGAAAAACATTTGACGTAGTAATTGTGGGCAGTGGACCTGCCGGCTTAACAGCAGCGCTTTATGCAGCTCGTGCTGATCTGAGCCCTTTAGTTTTTGAAGGACCGGAGCCGGGTGGTCAACTCATGACAACCACCGATGTTGAGAACTTTCCAGGTTACCCTGATGGAGTGATGGGTCCACAGATGATGCAGGATTTCCGCGAACAAGCAACTCGATTTGGAGCAGACTGTCGCTACGGGTTTGTTTCTGATATTGATTTCAGCAAGCGTCCTTACAAAATTACTGTGGATGAAAAGACGGAAGTTTTTGCAAACGCAATTATAGCCTCAACCGGAGCTTCAGCAAAATGGCTGCATCTCGAAAGTGAGCAAAAGCTAAGAGGAAAAGGTGTTTCTGCTTGCGCTACTTGTGATGGTGCCTTCTTCCGAAATGAACACGTAATTATTGTGGGTGGTGGTGATACCGCAATGGAAGAAGCAACCTTCCTGACCAAATTCGCAAGTAAAGTAACCGTTGTTCATCGCCGCGATGAATTGAGAGCCTCAAAAGCTATGCAAACCCGCGCATTCAATAATGAGAAAATTGAATTCATGTGGGATAGCGAACTTATTGAAGTTTTAGGTGAGCAAGTTGTGGCCGGTGTAAAGATCAGAAACTTGAACACGGAAGAAGTCACTACGCTTGATGACGTGACCGGTGTGTTTATAGCGATCGGTCATAAACCAAATACCGATCTTTTTAAAGGTGTGGTTGAAATGGATGATGTTGGATACATTCAAACTAAAGGACAGTCCACCGAAACAGACTTACCTGGTTTATTTGCTTGCGGAGATGCTATGGATGCTATATATCGCCAAGCAGTTACCGCAGCCGGAACAGGGTGTAAAGCTGCTTTAGACGCCGAACGTTATTTAGGTGAGCTTGAAAGTCGCGAAGCAATAGCTGAGGAGCACTGGAAGTAG